Proteins encoded within one genomic window of Mycobacteriales bacterium:
- a CDS encoding UDP-galactose-lipid carrier transferase — MSVLDGVDLSLKLSAAEEAERLTVAQRRLLELRLICGGLYDDSKKLGPPLCVVFEGWDASGKGGCIKRLVAPLDPRHVRVAEFAAPTYDEKRHHFLWRFWPSLPGWGGMAVFDRSWYGRVLVERVEGFATKHQWQRAYGEINEFEHTLSEEGVVLVKFWLHLSDAEQLKRFESRQQDPLRRWKLTDEDWRNRSKRHDYETAVEEMVEKTSTDRAPWTIVEAESKRWARVKVLETVNAAIERGMKANGLTVPH; from the coding sequence GTGAGCGTGCTTGATGGCGTCGACCTGTCGTTGAAGCTGTCGGCCGCCGAGGAGGCGGAGCGGCTGACTGTCGCGCAGCGCAGGCTGCTTGAGCTCAGGCTGATCTGCGGAGGTCTGTACGACGACTCCAAGAAGCTGGGACCACCGCTCTGCGTCGTGTTCGAAGGTTGGGACGCCAGCGGCAAGGGGGGTTGCATCAAGCGGCTGGTCGCTCCGCTGGACCCGCGCCACGTGCGGGTCGCCGAGTTCGCCGCACCGACGTACGACGAGAAGCGCCATCACTTTCTCTGGCGGTTCTGGCCCTCGCTGCCGGGGTGGGGCGGCATGGCGGTGTTCGACCGATCCTGGTACGGCCGCGTGCTGGTCGAACGGGTCGAGGGCTTCGCGACCAAACACCAATGGCAACGGGCGTACGGCGAGATCAACGAGTTCGAACACACCTTGTCCGAAGAAGGCGTGGTCCTGGTGAAGTTCTGGCTGCACCTGTCCGACGCGGAGCAGCTGAAGCGCTTCGAGTCACGCCAGCAGGATCCGCTGCGGCGCTGGAAGCTGACCGACGAGGACTGGCGCAACCGCAGCAAGCGGCACGACTACGAGACGGCGGTCGAGGAAATGGTCGAGAAGACCTCGACCGATCGTGCGCCGTGGACCATCGTCGAGGCGGAGAGCAAGCGCTGGGCGAGGGTCAAGGTCCTCGAGACCGTCAACGCCGCGATCGAGCGAGGAATGAAGGCGAACGGCCTGACCGTGCCGCACTAG